A region from the Oceanidesulfovibrio marinus genome encodes:
- the phnD gene encoding phosphonate ABC transporter substrate-binding protein, which produces MIRIAKVLVLVALAAAFVLPGIAQAGQQDWPAKIRIGYIPVEGAANVKERFKDLNDHIAKVLGVEVEAFSASDYAGIITAMANKHIDFAYYGPKSYTDASVKANAQALVMELDESGQPGYLGVIITNKKSGIKSMEEAKGHTFAFTDPNSTSGYLVPNMLFYRDMEIKPEEYFSDVRFSGSHGASILLVANNDIDVAATNNIDLARAIESGNISEDDYNILWTSDLIPGAPYCARADLPESLKAAYMGAMLMYNTNKEGLKKLGVSGYRYSEDSIYDSVRYLKRLKAELEKKQ; this is translated from the coding sequence ATGATCCGCATCGCCAAAGTTCTGGTACTTGTGGCTCTTGCCGCTGCCTTTGTTCTGCCGGGCATTGCCCAGGCCGGACAGCAGGACTGGCCTGCCAAGATCCGCATTGGCTACATTCCTGTGGAAGGCGCCGCCAACGTCAAGGAGCGCTTCAAGGACCTCAACGACCATATCGCCAAGGTGCTCGGCGTGGAAGTCGAGGCCTTCAGCGCGTCCGACTACGCCGGCATCATCACCGCCATGGCCAACAAGCACATCGATTTCGCCTACTACGGTCCCAAGTCCTACACCGACGCCTCGGTCAAGGCCAACGCCCAGGCCCTGGTCATGGAGCTGGACGAGTCCGGCCAGCCCGGCTACCTCGGCGTGATCATCACCAACAAGAAGTCCGGCATCAAGAGCATGGAAGAGGCCAAAGGTCATACCTTCGCCTTTACCGACCCCAACTCCACCTCCGGCTACCTCGTGCCCAACATGCTTTTCTACCGCGACATGGAGATCAAGCCTGAAGAGTACTTCTCCGATGTCCGCTTCTCCGGCTCCCACGGCGCCTCCATCCTGCTGGTGGCCAACAACGACATCGACGTGGCCGCCACCAACAACATCGACCTCGCCCGCGCCATCGAGTCCGGCAACATCTCCGAGGACGACTACAACATTCTCTGGACCTCCGACCTCATCCCCGGCGCTCCCTACTGCGCCCGCGCCGACCTGCCCGAGAGCCTCAAGGCCGCCTACATGGGCGCCATGCTCATGTACAACACCAACAAGGAAGGCCTGAAGAAGCTTGGTGTGAGCGGTTACCGCTACAGCGAGGACAGCATCTACGACTCGGTTCGTTACCTCAAGCGTCTCAAGGCCGAGCTCGAAAAGAAGCAGTAA
- the phnE gene encoding phosphonate ABC transporter, permease protein PhnE, which translates to MHQQLTLDQVTPKRTFSQNFRLGALLVIVIGLLVLAWVQTDISPLKLYNKRENAFTYLFGDQLGEMEQKEAMRMAERMPRIIAYEESYQDLKQQYGQEKSRAQLRKMADTEADKRVAAMDPAEKEKIVNESYEKTVSEKKGGYFPPETAPAKLESYAAALAETVFIAIWGSLFAFIVAIPVAMFAARNTLELMVQGHGRIQRFIRWVSQFLVRRALDFCRGFNEFVMALIFVAVIGLGPFAGVLALAIHTFGILGKVFSEAIEAIEPGQVEAAKASGANPAQIMAFAVLPQVMPLVVSYSLLRFESNVRSATILGFVGAGGIGFLMFDKLNGYLYREVCTMMIMVIISVTIIDYLCAMLRRRFT; encoded by the coding sequence ATGCATCAGCAACTCACCTTGGACCAAGTCACCCCCAAGCGGACGTTTTCCCAGAACTTCCGCTTGGGGGCTTTACTTGTCATCGTTATTGGACTGCTCGTGCTCGCTTGGGTGCAGACCGACATCAGCCCGCTCAAGCTCTACAACAAGCGCGAGAATGCATTCACCTACCTCTTTGGCGACCAGCTCGGCGAGATGGAACAGAAGGAGGCGATGCGCATGGCCGAACGCATGCCGCGCATCATCGCCTACGAGGAATCGTATCAGGATCTGAAGCAGCAGTACGGCCAGGAAAAAAGTCGTGCGCAACTGCGCAAGATGGCTGACACCGAGGCCGACAAGCGCGTGGCGGCCATGGACCCTGCCGAGAAAGAGAAGATCGTCAACGAGTCCTATGAGAAGACGGTTTCCGAGAAAAAGGGCGGTTATTTCCCCCCGGAAACTGCGCCTGCCAAGCTGGAGTCCTACGCCGCAGCCCTTGCCGAGACCGTCTTTATCGCCATCTGGGGGAGCCTGTTCGCCTTTATCGTCGCCATCCCGGTGGCCATGTTCGCAGCCAGGAACACCCTGGAGCTCATGGTGCAGGGCCACGGCCGCATTCAGCGCTTCATCCGCTGGGTCAGCCAGTTCCTGGTCCGCCGCGCTCTGGACTTCTGCCGCGGGTTCAACGAGTTCGTCATGGCCCTGATCTTCGTGGCGGTCATCGGTCTCGGTCCGTTCGCCGGCGTGCTTGCCCTGGCCATCCATACCTTCGGCATCCTGGGCAAGGTCTTTTCCGAGGCCATCGAGGCCATCGAGCCGGGCCAGGTGGAGGCGGCCAAGGCCAGCGGCGCCAACCCGGCGCAGATCATGGCCTTTGCCGTGCTGCCGCAGGTCATGCCCCTGGTCGTCAGCTACAGCCTGCTGCGCTTCGAGTCCAACGTGCGCAGCGCTACAATCCTGGGCTTTGTCGGCGCCGGCGGCATTGGCTTCCTCATGTTCGACAAGCTCAACGGCTACCTCTACCGCGAGGTCTGCACCATGATGATCATGGTCATCATCTCCGTGACCATTATCGACTACCTTTGCGCCATGCTGCGCCGGCGGTTCACCTAG